The Populus trichocarpa isolate Nisqually-1 chromosome 11, P.trichocarpa_v4.1, whole genome shotgun sequence genome has a segment encoding these proteins:
- the LOC7471864 gene encoding uncharacterized protein LOC7471864 gives MKITGKPLSTAKLDLLDLKPRRKTRNPSLIRLRRPPETPLLRWKIQEDKHKDNNDRNRNVGVEEEDSGRHRSFRLRGHVSARKLAAGLWRLQLPHTVREERWRDQLGFQHGMGHLGIAVVPHHNDKVYVPDANNLLGNSTGARNRFLCKPGPTFQFSNSAMEGATKWNPVCLERSDELQQSHSQLKCLDQQVSAVSVVSALEAELEQARARIQELEIERQSSKKKVEHFLKKVSEERAAWRSREHEKIRASFSDIKADLSHERKNRRSLEIVNSKLVNDLANAKVSAKRYMQDCEKERKARELIEEVCDELAKEIGEDKAEVEALKRESLKLREEVDEERRMLQMAEVWREERVQMKLVDAKVALEEKYSYMNNLVADLEVFLRSRSATQGLKEMKEAESVIQAAASVHIQDIKEFTYEPPNQDDIFSIFEDVNFGETNDRESEPCIAYSPANHGAKIYTVSPEVDVINKDGNHGHSEAFVHQNGDIEEDESGWETVSHLEDQGSSYSLDGSIPSVNKNCRESNVSGSATEWEENACDETPITDISELCSMPRRQLKASSITRFWRSCPNNGDSYKIISVDGLNSRLSNGRKSNAGIMSPDKVSGESGISPPDLVGQWSSPDSVNPHMTRGMKGCIDWPRGHKNSLKAKLLEARMESQRVQLRHVLKQKI, from the exons ATGAAAATCACCGGAAAACCACTCTCGACGGCCAAGCTGGACTTATTAGATCTTAAGCCTCGAAGGAAAACCCGAAATCCGAGCCTGATCCGATTGAGGAGACCACCCGAGACGCCTTTGTTGAGATGGAAGATCCAAGAAGATAAACATAAGGATAATAATGATAGGAATAGGAATGTAGGCGTTGAGGAGGAGGATAGTGGTCGCCATCGCAGTTTCCGTCTGAGAGGTCACGTCTCGGCGAGGAAGCTTGCCGCTGGGTTATGGCGGCTTCAGCTGCCCCATACCGTCCGTGAAGAGAGGTGGAGGGATCAGTTAGGGTTTCAG CATGGTATGGGCCATCTCGGCATCGCAGTTGTACCTCATCACAACGACAAAGTGTATGTTCCTGATGCAAACAATCTTCTGGGGAACTCTACTGGTGCGAGGAACAGATTCTTGTGCAAG CCTGGGCCCACGTTTCAGTTTTCCAACTCTGCTATGGAGGGCGCAACTAAGTGGAACCCTGTATGCTTGGAAAGATCAGATGAGCTACAGCAGTCCCATAGCCAGTTGAAGTGTCTTGATCAACAGGTGAGTGCTGTCTCTGTGGTTTCTGCACTTGAAGCTGAACTAGAGCAGGCTCGAGCACGCATTCAGGAGCTTGAGATTGAGCGTCAATCTTCAAAAAAGAAAGTGGAGCACTTCTTGAAGAAAGTAAGCGAGGAAAGGGCTGCATGGAGGAGCAGAGAGCATGAGAAAATCCGTGCATCATTTAGTGACATTAAAGCTGACCTGAGCCATGAAAGGAAAAATCGTCGAAGTTTGGAAATTGTAAATTCCAAGCTGGTTAATGATCTGGCTAATGCAAAAGTATCAGCAAAGAGATATATGCAGGACtgtgaaaaggaaaggaaggcgAGAGAATTGATCGAGGAAGTATGCGACGAGCTCGCTAAGGAAATTGGTGAAGACAAGGCTGAAGTTGAAGCATTAAAGAGGGAGTCCTTGAAACTCAGAGAGGAAGTTGATGAGGAAAGGAGGATGTTGCAGATGGCTGAGGTTTGGCGTGAAGAACGTGTCCAAATGAAGCTAGTTGATGCCAAGGTGGCCCTTGAAGAGAAGTATTCCTACATGAACAATCTTGTAGCTGATTTAGAAGTTTTTCTAAGGTCAAGAAGTGCAACCCAAGGtttaaaggaaatgaaagaagcTGAATCTGTCATACAAGCTGCCGCCTCGGTGCATATTCAGGATATAAAGGAATTCACGTATGAGCCCCCAAACCAAGAtgatatcttttctatttttgagGATGTCAACTTTGGTGAAACGAATGATAGAGAAAGTGAACCATGCATTGCTTACAGCCCTGCTAACCACGGAGCAAAAATTTACACTGTGAGCCCTGAAGTTGACGTGATTAACAAGGACGGCAACCATGGACATTCTGAAGCCTTTGTTCATCAGAATGGTGATATAGAAGAAGATGAGAGTGGGTGGGAAACCGTGAGTCATCTTGAAGATCAGGGCTCAAGTTATTCGCTAGATGGCAGCATCCCATCTGTCAACAAGAATTGCCGGGAAAGTAACGTCTCAGGTAGTGCAACTGAATGGGAAGAAAATGCATGTGATGAAACCCCGATCACTGATATCAGTGAATTGTGCTCTATGCCAAGAAGACAGTTGAAGGCGTCTTCTATCACTAGGTTTTGGAGATCTTGTCCGAACAATGGGGACAGCTACAAAATAATCTCAGTGGATGGGTTGAATAGTAGGCTTTCAAATGGAAGGAAATCTAATGCTGGAATAATGTCTCCAGATAAGGTGTCTGGTGAAAGTGGAATCAGCCCCCCGGATTTGGTGGGGCAGTGGAGTTCGCCTGACTCTGTGAATCCTCACATGACTCGAGGAATGAAGGGCTGCATTGATTGGCCGCGAGGACATAAGAACAGCTTGAAGGCAAAGCTCTTAGAGGCAAGGATGGAGAGTCAGAGAGTCCAGCTGCGCCATGTTCTTAAACAGAAGATTTAG